One window of Thermocoleostomius sinensis A174 genomic DNA carries:
- the mgtA gene encoding magnesium-translocating P-type ATPase has product MSQFNGKLEGVMSVWRFVIRAVMPFQFSRFNRATPAVPPIRFSLQVVEEAQTELGLLLTKLDTYRYGLTASESRRRLKKYGWNDVVHEGPLPWYKQLLKSFNNPFVYLLLGLAIATGLTREPRETIVLLGMVFLSGILRFIQEYRSTQAATKLWAVAGASATISRYDDLMLRERQQQVSIRRLVPGDIVHLSAGMMVPADVRLLQANDLFVSQAILTGESTPIQKHDTLGNQSERLAIQHVHSSDNDPFHTPTVCFMGTTVMSGQARAVVVATGAQTYLGSLAQAVAGKRALTSFETGINQITWLLVGIMCVLVPIVFFLNGITQQDWNEAFVFAIAVSVGLVPEMLPLVVSATLIQGATKLAQQKVLVKRLDAMQNLGAVDILCTDKTGTLTENRVALVNPLGIDGTPTEEPLTYGYLNSYYQTGIRNALDEAILEHPPSNQLLTLEAADRMGEVPFDFVRRRSSVVIKHTGQPLLICKGAIEEVVTLCTTMQCQGQILPLTQADYESVRQVAKSLHTDGLRVLAVAYRQFSTPKAHYGIEDEFDLTLVGYLTFLDPPKASAKAAIAALQQHNLTIKVITGDDETITRRICQDVGLTVNQICLGSIVEQLTESELANVIEETTVFARMSPAQKARVIRLLKQKGHTVGYLGDGINDVLALRDADVSISVDTATDVAKESADIILLEKSLMVLEQGIVEGRRTFGNLIKYLKMAASSNFGNVFSVVGASALLPFLPMLPLQLLIQNLLYDLSQITIPFDRVDSTYLATPRTWSVSDLRRFIFCLGPVSSVFDYLTFALLWFGLGATTEANASLFQSGWFVQGSLSQVLIIHLLRTEKIPFIQSRATLPVLLTTGLVMAIALLLPFTHLGAKLGLVPLPALYFPWLIVILISYCLLTQVVKVWYLRRFKTWL; this is encoded by the coding sequence ATGAGCCAGTTCAACGGTAAATTAGAAGGCGTGATGTCGGTCTGGCGTTTTGTCATTAGAGCCGTTATGCCGTTTCAGTTTTCTCGTTTTAATCGCGCGACTCCGGCAGTGCCCCCAATTCGCTTTTCGTTGCAAGTGGTAGAGGAAGCTCAGACTGAATTAGGACTTCTACTCACCAAACTTGACACCTATCGCTATGGACTGACCGCCTCGGAGTCACGCCGACGGCTGAAGAAATATGGGTGGAATGATGTAGTTCATGAAGGGCCACTGCCTTGGTATAAACAATTGCTCAAGTCCTTCAATAATCCTTTTGTGTATTTGCTGTTGGGGCTGGCCATTGCGACTGGATTAACTCGAGAACCCAGAGAAACGATCGTGCTATTAGGCATGGTGTTTCTCAGCGGAATACTACGATTTATTCAAGAATATCGATCGACCCAAGCAGCGACGAAACTTTGGGCTGTTGCAGGGGCCAGTGCCACCATCAGCCGCTACGATGACCTCATGCTACGAGAACGCCAGCAGCAGGTGTCCATTCGTAGGTTAGTTCCTGGTGATATTGTGCATCTATCCGCAGGAATGATGGTGCCTGCCGACGTGCGGCTTCTTCAGGCAAACGATTTGTTTGTCAGTCAAGCCATTCTGACCGGAGAATCAACCCCAATCCAAAAGCACGATACGCTGGGCAACCAATCCGAAAGGCTGGCCATTCAACACGTTCACTCCTCCGACAATGATCCCTTCCACACTCCCACGGTTTGCTTTATGGGTACAACGGTTATGAGTGGTCAGGCTCGGGCAGTGGTAGTGGCAACAGGTGCACAAACCTATCTCGGCTCTTTGGCACAAGCGGTTGCAGGCAAACGAGCATTGACGAGTTTTGAAACCGGGATTAATCAAATTACCTGGCTCTTGGTAGGCATCATGTGTGTCTTGGTGCCGATCGTGTTTTTCTTGAATGGCATCACTCAGCAAGACTGGAATGAAGCCTTCGTGTTTGCCATTGCCGTTTCTGTGGGTCTAGTACCTGAAATGCTGCCCCTGGTGGTAAGTGCGACATTAATTCAGGGAGCAACTAAGCTGGCACAGCAGAAAGTGCTAGTTAAACGGCTAGATGCGATGCAGAATTTAGGTGCAGTGGACATTCTCTGCACTGACAAAACGGGCACCCTCACCGAAAATCGGGTTGCTCTCGTCAACCCTCTGGGCATTGATGGAACCCCAACGGAGGAACCACTTACTTATGGCTATCTCAACAGTTATTACCAAACTGGCATTCGGAATGCGTTAGATGAAGCAATTCTGGAGCATCCTCCGTCTAACCAGCTACTAACTCTAGAGGCGGCTGACCGCATGGGAGAAGTGCCTTTCGATTTTGTGCGGCGGCGATCGTCGGTTGTCATTAAACACACGGGACAACCATTACTGATTTGCAAAGGGGCAATTGAGGAAGTGGTCACACTTTGCACAACGATGCAATGTCAAGGACAGATCTTACCGTTGACCCAGGCTGACTATGAATCAGTCAGGCAAGTCGCAAAGTCGTTGCATACTGACGGATTACGGGTGCTCGCTGTTGCTTATCGCCAATTCAGCACCCCAAAAGCACACTATGGCATCGAGGATGAATTTGATCTGACGTTAGTGGGCTATCTCACGTTTCTCGATCCGCCAAAAGCAAGTGCAAAAGCCGCGATTGCCGCACTGCAACAGCACAATTTAACCATCAAGGTAATTACCGGAGATGACGAAACCATCACGCGCCGAATTTGCCAGGATGTGGGATTAACAGTGAATCAGATTTGTCTAGGATCGATCGTTGAACAACTGACGGAATCTGAATTAGCAAACGTCATAGAAGAAACAACCGTTTTTGCTCGCATGTCACCTGCGCAGAAAGCTCGTGTGATTCGCCTGCTCAAACAAAAGGGGCATACTGTTGGTTACTTAGGAGATGGAATTAACGATGTGTTAGCCCTACGCGATGCCGATGTCAGTATCTCAGTGGATACCGCTACCGATGTCGCTAAAGAATCTGCCGATATCATTCTGCTAGAAAAAAGCTTGATGGTACTAGAGCAAGGGATTGTAGAAGGTCGTCGTACCTTCGGCAACCTGATCAAATATTTGAAGATGGCCGCCAGTTCCAATTTTGGTAACGTGTTCAGCGTGGTAGGAGCCAGTGCATTGCTTCCGTTTCTACCCATGCTACCGTTGCAACTGCTGATCCAAAATCTGCTTTATGATCTCTCTCAGATTACTATTCCCTTCGATCGGGTAGACTCAACCTACTTAGCCACACCCCGCACTTGGTCAGTTTCCGATCTGCGCCGCTTTATCTTCTGCCTAGGGCCTGTAAGTTCGGTGTTTGACTATCTCACGTTTGCTCTGTTGTGGTTCGGCTTAGGAGCAACTACAGAAGCGAACGCCTCTCTGTTTCAATCCGGCTGGTTTGTTCAAGGGTCGCTCTCCCAAGTGCTGATCATTCATCTGTTGCGTACTGAAAAAATTCCGTTTATTCAAAGTCGAGCAACGCTGCCCGTATTGCTAACGACGGGACTGGTGATGGCGATCGCGCTCCTACTGCCTTTTACCCACCTTGGAGCCAAGCTGGGATTGGTACCATTACCTGCCTTGTACTTCCCTTGGCTGATAGTCATTCTGATTAGTTATTGTTTGCTTACTCAAGTGGTCAAAGTTTGGTATCTACGACGGTTCAAAACCTGGTTATAG
- a CDS encoding MgtC/SapB family protein — translation MTWVDFAIRLAMALLLGSVVGLERQWRQRMAGLRTSALVSTGAALFVMLSVMTPDEASPTRIAAQVVSGIGFLAGGVILREGANVRGLNTAATIWCAAAIGCLTGGGWFSQAFIGALAVLVANILLRPIGYHINQQPLKGTDVELCYRCSVVCRDNHEAHIRALLLQAVTSSKMKLRALYSEDITDTPNKVEVEADLVTQQRDDAFLETIVSRLSLEPGVSAVSWRIIEEEYG, via the coding sequence ATGACCTGGGTTGATTTTGCGATTCGATTAGCAATGGCGCTCTTGCTTGGCTCGGTTGTCGGGTTAGAGCGTCAATGGAGACAACGAATGGCAGGATTGCGAACCAGCGCTTTGGTATCTACTGGAGCGGCTCTTTTTGTCATGTTATCGGTCATGACTCCTGATGAGGCCAGTCCTACCCGAATTGCGGCCCAGGTCGTTTCTGGAATTGGGTTTCTGGCTGGTGGAGTCATTCTGCGCGAGGGGGCAAACGTCCGAGGCTTGAACACAGCTGCAACAATTTGGTGTGCCGCGGCGATCGGCTGTTTGACAGGTGGAGGGTGGTTTTCACAGGCATTCATCGGTGCACTAGCGGTACTCGTGGCCAACATTCTGCTACGTCCCATTGGTTATCACATCAATCAGCAACCCCTCAAAGGCACAGACGTTGAACTGTGTTACCGCTGTAGCGTTGTTTGTCGCGATAATCATGAAGCCCACATTCGAGCGTTGCTCCTGCAAGCAGTGACTTCCAGTAAGATGAAGTTGCGGGCATTATACAGCGAAGACATTACTGATACGCCTAATAAGGTAGAAGTGGAAGCCGATTTAGTGACGCAACAACGGGATGATGCGTTTTTAGAAACGATCGTCAGCCGTCTGAGTTTGGAGCCTGGCGTCAGTGCCGTAAGTTGGCGAATTATTGAAGAAGAATACGGTTGA
- the glsA gene encoding glutaminase A produces the protein MPSDRLSNSVTGQNFQSYLESLHRKYQALRDGNVANYIPELAKANPDWFGIAIATVDGQVFSVGDADHLFTIQSISKVFVQGLALEDHGRDYFLTRVGVEPTGDAFNAIVLDEQSKRPYNPMVNAGAIATTSLIKGNGPTERLNRLLEMFRGYIGHDIFVDASTFMSERTTGDRNRAMAYLMRNFGMIDTNLEEALDLYFQQCSVMVSCRDLAVMAATLANRGVNPVTGDRAVAAGYIRDMLSVMYTCGMYNFAGEWSYRVGLPAKSGVSGGIIVVVPNQIGIAVFSPLLDHRANSVRGVKVCEELSERFELHLFDSSMGCRTFLEKLAQSNPP, from the coding sequence ATGCCTAGCGATCGTCTCTCAAACTCTGTAACCGGACAAAACTTTCAGTCTTATCTCGAATCTTTGCATCGCAAATATCAAGCCCTACGTGATGGCAACGTTGCTAACTATATTCCCGAACTAGCCAAAGCGAATCCAGACTGGTTTGGCATTGCTATTGCTACGGTGGACGGACAAGTGTTCAGCGTTGGAGATGCCGATCACCTCTTTACAATTCAATCAATTTCTAAAGTTTTTGTGCAAGGGCTAGCTTTAGAAGACCACGGACGCGATTACTTTTTAACGCGCGTTGGCGTGGAACCGACGGGCGATGCTTTCAATGCGATCGTTTTGGATGAACAATCAAAACGTCCTTACAACCCAATGGTGAATGCTGGCGCCATTGCTACTACAAGCTTAATTAAAGGCAACGGCCCCACCGAACGGCTCAATCGGCTGCTGGAAATGTTTCGCGGCTACATCGGACACGATATCTTTGTTGATGCTTCTACGTTCATGAGTGAGCGCACCACGGGCGATCGCAACCGAGCTATGGCCTACCTGATGCGTAACTTTGGCATGATTGACACCAACCTCGAGGAAGCACTGGATTTATATTTTCAGCAATGCTCTGTGATGGTCAGTTGCCGCGACTTGGCGGTGATGGCTGCAACGCTGGCCAATCGAGGTGTGAATCCGGTTACGGGCGATCGAGCCGTGGCAGCGGGTTACATTCGCGACATGCTCAGCGTCATGTACACCTGCGGTATGTATAACTTTGCAGGCGAGTGGAGTTATCGCGTTGGGCTACCTGCTAAAAGTGGTGTCTCTGGCGGCATTATCGTGGTTGTCCCCAACCAGATTGGTATTGCCGTTTTCTCCCCACTGCTCGATCATCGGGCGAACAGTGTCCGTGGGGTTAAAGTTTGCGAGGAACTATCAGAGCGCTTTGAATTGCACCTATTCGACTCATCAATGGGCTGTCGCACTTTTTTAGAGAAGCTAGCTCAAAGCAATCCTCCTTGA
- a CDS encoding ABC-F family ATP-binding cassette domain-containing protein, whose product MLRLEHISKIYPTGEVLKDVNWEVKPGDRIGLVGVNGAGKSTQLKIIAGEVEPTAGEIIKPASLRIAYLTQEFEVDPDRPVRDEFWRAFAAANQIHEEMTQVQHAMQTADPEELETLIHRLDRLQRQFEALNGYELDARIEKILPEIGFKPEDGDRLVSSFSGGWQMRMSLGKILLQEPDLLLLDEPTNHLDLETIEWLETYLKGLTTPMVIVSHDREFLDRLCTQIVETERGVSTTYLGNYSTYLEQKTMAREAQLSAFEHQQKELEKQQAFVERFRASATRSTQAKSREKQLEKIERIEAPIGDLRSLKFRFPPAPRSGREVVIIKNLTHVYDNNILFLGADLLVERGDRIALLGPNGCGKSTLLHLIMGMEQPTEGIVKMGEHHVIPSYFEQNQAEALDLSKTVMDTIHDEVPDWKNEEVRTLLGRFLFSEDTVFKKVESLSGGEKARLALAKMLLQPANLLMLDEPTNHLDIPAKEMLEEALQNYDGTVLIVSHDRYFISQVANKIVEIRDGELRLYRGDYHYYLEKIEEEKERARLAAIEAEKAAKAAAKREKQKEKQKQKQQSKKAKL is encoded by the coding sequence ATGCTTCGACTTGAACACATCAGTAAAATTTACCCGACCGGAGAAGTTCTTAAAGATGTCAACTGGGAAGTGAAACCGGGCGATCGCATCGGCTTAGTGGGCGTAAATGGGGCAGGAAAATCAACGCAGTTGAAAATTATTGCAGGTGAAGTTGAACCGACGGCTGGAGAAATCATCAAACCGGCCAGTCTCCGTATTGCCTACTTAACACAAGAATTTGAAGTCGATCCCGATCGGCCAGTCCGCGATGAATTTTGGCGCGCTTTTGCAGCAGCCAACCAAATTCACGAGGAGATGACACAGGTGCAGCACGCCATGCAAACGGCTGATCCCGAAGAATTAGAGACGTTAATTCACAGGCTCGATCGGCTTCAGCGGCAGTTTGAAGCGTTGAATGGCTATGAACTAGATGCCCGGATTGAGAAAATTTTGCCAGAGATTGGCTTTAAGCCAGAAGACGGAGATCGGTTGGTGAGTTCCTTCAGTGGCGGCTGGCAAATGCGCATGAGCTTGGGCAAAATTCTATTGCAAGAGCCAGATTTGTTATTACTGGACGAGCCGACGAACCACCTAGATCTAGAAACAATCGAATGGTTGGAAACCTACCTCAAGGGACTGACCACGCCAATGGTGATTGTGTCGCACGATCGCGAATTTCTCGATCGTCTGTGTACGCAAATTGTAGAAACTGAACGTGGCGTTTCCACGACATACCTTGGCAACTACAGCACTTACTTGGAGCAAAAAACTATGGCTCGCGAGGCGCAACTGAGCGCCTTTGAACATCAGCAGAAAGAACTGGAAAAACAGCAAGCGTTTGTCGAACGGTTTCGAGCGAGCGCCACCCGCAGCACCCAAGCTAAAAGTCGGGAAAAGCAGCTAGAGAAAATTGAACGCATTGAAGCCCCAATTGGAGATTTGCGATCGCTGAAGTTTCGGTTTCCTCCGGCTCCCCGCAGCGGTCGTGAAGTGGTAATTATCAAAAATCTTACCCATGTCTATGACAACAATATTCTGTTTTTGGGGGCAGACCTGCTGGTAGAACGGGGCGATCGCATTGCACTGTTGGGGCCAAATGGCTGCGGTAAGTCTACTCTGCTGCACTTAATTATGGGGATGGAACAGCCCACCGAAGGAATCGTCAAGATGGGCGAGCATCATGTGATCCCCAGCTATTTTGAGCAAAATCAAGCCGAGGCGTTAGATCTCAGCAAAACGGTAATGGATACTATCCATGATGAAGTTCCAGACTGGAAAAACGAAGAAGTCCGGACTCTACTTGGACGGTTTTTGTTCAGCGAGGATACTGTCTTCAAGAAGGTGGAATCCCTGAGTGGTGGCGAAAAGGCCCGACTAGCGCTGGCAAAAATGCTATTGCAACCTGCCAATTTACTCATGCTGGATGAGCCAACCAACCATCTCGATATTCCTGCCAAGGAGATGTTGGAAGAAGCACTGCAAAACTATGACGGTACGGTGTTGATTGTGTCGCACGATCGCTACTTCATCTCTCAAGTTGCCAACAAAATTGTAGAAATTCGCGATGGGGAACTACGGTTGTATCGAGGTGATTATCACTACTATCTAGAGAAGATTGAAGAAGAAAAGGAACGGGCTAGGCTGGCTGCTATTGAAGCGGAAAAAGCTGCCAAAGCCGCAGCCAAGCGAGAAAAACAAAAAGAGAAGCAAAAACAAAAGCAACAATCTAAGAAAGCTAAGCTATAG
- a CDS encoding cation diffusion facilitator family transporter: MHPLKKRKPVKQRFESSRDRQRAVRNVLLLTLVLNLFVMVLKAVLGVWTGSLSLLADAIHSVTDSANNVLGLVTNRLASPHPDRDHPYGHQKYEAIGALGIAAFLGIACFQILQGAIERILHGGSEVEISATELWLLLIVLGVNIFVAFYERYVGQKVGSPILIADARHTMSDIWVTVSVLGGLIGIWIWQVQWLDVVLAFPVALLVIRSGWSVLRENLPWLVDEMAIAPESIYDIVMSVPGVVNCHSIASRGLLGRQVFIEMHLIVDASDVETAHTITEAVEARLVEKYAPVRISIHVEPPAYESDQISYESGIG, translated from the coding sequence ATGCATCCGTTGAAGAAAAGGAAACCAGTGAAGCAACGGTTTGAGTCCAGTCGCGATCGACAACGGGCGGTGCGCAATGTATTGTTGCTGACGCTGGTGCTGAATTTGTTTGTGATGGTTCTCAAGGCGGTGCTAGGGGTATGGACCGGATCGTTGAGTCTGCTGGCCGATGCTATTCACAGTGTCACCGACAGCGCTAATAATGTGTTGGGCTTGGTTACGAATCGGTTAGCATCACCACATCCCGATCGCGATCATCCCTATGGTCATCAGAAATATGAGGCCATTGGCGCACTGGGCATTGCTGCGTTTCTGGGCATTGCCTGTTTTCAAATTCTGCAAGGGGCGATCGAACGAATCCTGCACGGCGGCAGTGAGGTAGAAATTTCTGCGACTGAATTGTGGCTCTTGCTGATTGTGTTGGGGGTCAATATTTTTGTGGCGTTTTATGAACGGTATGTGGGGCAAAAGGTCGGTAGCCCGATTCTGATTGCTGATGCTAGGCACACCATGAGCGATATTTGGGTAACGGTGAGTGTGCTAGGAGGGCTAATTGGGATCTGGATTTGGCAGGTGCAGTGGCTCGACGTGGTGCTAGCGTTTCCGGTAGCGTTGTTGGTGATTCGTAGCGGTTGGTCGGTGCTTCGGGAAAATTTGCCGTGGCTGGTAGATGAAATGGCGATCGCCCCAGAATCGATCTATGACATTGTGATGAGTGTACCGGGGGTGGTCAATTGTCACAGTATTGCTTCGAGGGGGTTGTTAGGACGACAGGTCTTTATTGAGATGCATTTGATTGTCGATGCCAGCGATGTGGAAACTGCCCATACGATTACAGAAGCGGTGGAAGCCCGATTAGTCGAGAAATATGCTCCGGTTCGCATCAGTATTCATGTAGAGCCGCCAGCTTACGAGTCTGATCAAATTAGCTATGAATCTGGCATTGGCTGA
- the secG gene encoding preprotein translocase subunit SecG, with protein MTLTNIVEIIWAISGIGLIVLVLLHSPKGDGLGGLGGQAQLFTSTKSAEITLNRVTWTLVAVFLGLTVVLSAGWLTTPQ; from the coding sequence ATGACTTTGACCAATATTGTCGAAATTATCTGGGCGATCTCTGGCATTGGATTAATTGTGCTGGTGCTGCTGCATAGCCCCAAAGGAGACGGACTCGGTGGCTTGGGAGGGCAGGCACAACTGTTTACCAGCACCAAAAGCGCTGAGATCACGTTGAATCGCGTCACTTGGACGCTGGTGGCTGTGTTTTTAGGGCTAACGGTCGTCCTCAGTGCTGGTTGGCTCACAACTCCACAGTGA
- the gpmI gene encoding 2,3-bisphosphoglycerate-independent phosphoglycerate mutase, with protein MAQKPISPVVLVILDGWGYREEVDGNAIAAANTPVMDSLWQVYPHTLIRTSGKSVGLPEGQMGNSEVGHLNIGAGRIVPQELVRITDAVEDGTILNNAALVQICQEVRQRHGKLHLVGLCSEGGVHSHLVHISGLLKLAKEQEIADVCLHAITDGRDTKPTDGLRELQTIQGYFDKFGIGRIVTLSGRYYSMDRDRRWDRVQTAYDVMTTDGDGDGRSVLDVLQASYDAGVTDEFVLPTRIAPGAVEPGDGVIFFNFRPDRARQLTQAFVDPNFTAFERKQIQPLSFATFTQYDPDFPVAVAFEPQNLNNILGEVIARQGLRQFRTAETEKYAHVTYFFNGGIEDPFEGEERGLVNSPMVATYDRAPAMSAEQVTDGAIAAIEQGIYAFVVINYANPDMVGHTGNIEATVTAIETVDRCLGRLLESISKMGGTAIIIADHGNAEYMCDQDGNPWTAHTTNPVPFILVEGEQRKIPGHGTDVLLRSDGTLADIAPTILEILGIPQPTEMTGKSMILPAELDVRSNRTPVRVSL; from the coding sequence ATGGCACAAAAGCCGATCTCTCCAGTCGTGCTGGTGATTCTAGATGGTTGGGGCTATCGCGAGGAGGTGGATGGGAATGCCATTGCCGCCGCTAACACTCCGGTCATGGATAGCCTTTGGCAAGTGTATCCGCACACGTTGATTCGCACGTCGGGGAAAAGCGTGGGGCTGCCCGAAGGTCAAATGGGTAACTCGGAAGTCGGACATCTCAACATTGGAGCAGGACGAATTGTTCCCCAAGAATTGGTACGCATTACGGATGCGGTTGAAGATGGCACGATTTTGAACAATGCGGCTTTGGTACAAATTTGTCAGGAGGTACGCCAACGCCACGGTAAGCTGCATTTGGTGGGGCTATGTTCAGAAGGCGGTGTACATTCGCATTTGGTGCATATATCCGGCTTGCTGAAATTGGCTAAAGAACAAGAAATCGCCGATGTTTGCCTTCATGCCATCACCGATGGTCGGGATACGAAACCTACCGATGGGCTGCGAGAACTGCAAACGATTCAAGGCTATTTTGATAAGTTTGGCATAGGTCGTATCGTGACACTCAGCGGGCGCTATTACAGTATGGATCGCGATCGCCGTTGGGATCGAGTACAAACCGCCTATGATGTCATGACCACCGACGGAGATGGAGACGGGCGATCGGTGCTGGATGTTCTGCAAGCGTCCTACGATGCTGGCGTCACGGATGAGTTCGTCCTTCCCACTCGGATAGCACCTGGAGCCGTAGAACCCGGAGATGGCGTGATTTTCTTTAACTTCCGTCCCGATCGCGCCCGGCAACTAACTCAAGCGTTTGTCGATCCCAACTTTACCGCGTTTGAACGCAAACAAATTCAGCCGCTCAGCTTTGCCACCTTCACCCAATATGACCCCGACTTCCCCGTAGCTGTGGCGTTTGAGCCGCAGAACCTTAACAATATCTTGGGTGAAGTGATTGCGCGACAGGGGTTACGGCAATTTCGCACGGCAGAAACCGAAAAATATGCCCATGTCACCTACTTCTTCAACGGCGGCATTGAAGATCCATTCGAGGGTGAAGAGCGAGGGCTGGTAAATAGCCCAATGGTAGCCACCTACGATCGGGCCCCAGCCATGTCGGCTGAGCAAGTAACTGATGGAGCAATTGCTGCCATTGAGCAAGGGATATATGCCTTTGTTGTTATCAACTATGCTAACCCCGATATGGTAGGACACACGGGCAACATTGAGGCGACCGTAACAGCCATTGAAACCGTCGATCGGTGCCTGGGGCGTTTGCTAGAATCTATTAGCAAAATGGGTGGCACAGCCATCATCATCGCCGATCATGGCAATGCTGAATACATGTGCGATCAAGACGGCAACCCCTGGACAGCCCACACGACTAACCCTGTGCCGTTCATTTTGGTTGAAGGAGAACAGCGCAAAATTCCTGGTCACGGAACCGATGTGTTACTGCGATCGGACGGAACATTGGCAGACATTGCCCCCACCATCCTGGAAATTTTGGGCATTCCGCAACCCACGGAAATGACTGGAAAATCCATGATTTTACCAGCCGAATTGGATGTGCGATCAAACCGTACCCCGGTACGGGTGTCGCTATAG